In one window of uncultured Acetobacteroides sp. DNA:
- a CDS encoding transporter, with protein sequence MVQFFKNWTLPIAMLAGILGYFVFVSIPMLAPTKPFVNQLIGVLQPLLIFAMLFLSFCKVNPHELRLRPLHLWLLLVQIGAFCLLGLLLYLFPHSPYRVIVEAAMICMITPTATAAAVVTGKLGGDTQALVSYTILVNIASAICIPLVLSLVGTSASLAFWPSFLLILHKVFPLLIFPFLAAWAVRVYLPRWHLKLVERAGVAFYLWAVALIIALAVTVRSIVHSNVGLGYELGIAAVSLLCCIVQFAVGKTIGARYHDRIGGGQSIGQKNTVFSIWLGATFLSPVTAIAGGFYSVWHNLFNSYQLYRKRQGR encoded by the coding sequence ATGGTACAATTCTTCAAAAACTGGACGCTTCCCATTGCGATGCTTGCGGGCATACTGGGCTACTTCGTATTCGTGAGCATCCCCATGCTGGCGCCCACAAAGCCGTTCGTCAACCAGCTCATCGGCGTGCTTCAGCCGCTGCTCATCTTTGCCATGCTCTTCCTCTCGTTCTGCAAGGTTAACCCGCACGAGCTGCGGTTGCGCCCCCTGCACCTGTGGCTGCTGCTGGTCCAAATCGGGGCGTTTTGCCTCCTTGGCCTGCTGCTCTACCTCTTTCCGCATTCGCCCTACCGCGTGATCGTGGAGGCGGCCATGATCTGCATGATTACGCCAACGGCCACCGCTGCCGCCGTGGTTACCGGCAAGCTGGGCGGCGACACCCAGGCGCTGGTAAGCTACACCATCCTGGTCAACATCGCCTCGGCCATCTGCATCCCGCTCGTGCTCTCGCTGGTGGGCACCAGCGCGTCGCTGGCCTTCTGGCCCTCCTTCCTGCTCATCCTGCACAAGGTATTCCCGCTGCTCATCTTCCCCTTTCTGGCGGCCTGGGCCGTGAGGGTTTACCTGCCCCGCTGGCACCTTAAGTTGGTGGAGCGCGCCGGGGTGGCCTTCTACCTGTGGGCTGTGGCGCTGATTATTGCCCTTGCCGTTACCGTGCGCAGCATCGTGCACAGCAACGTTGGCCTTGGCTACGAGCTGGGCATTGCCGCGGTGTCGCTCCTCTGCTGCATCGTTCAGTTTGCCGTGGGCAAAACCATTGGCGCGCGCTACCACGACCGCATCGGCGGCGGACAAAGCATCGGCCAAAAGAACACTGTCTTCTCCATCTGGCTCGGCGCCACCTTCCTGAGCCCCGTTACGGCCATCGCCGGCGGCTTCTACAGCGTTTGGCACAACCTCTTCAACTCGTACCAGCTCTACCGGAAGCGCCAGGGGAGGTAG
- a CDS encoding YgiQ family radical SAM protein, giving the protein MPNIRNSEGLKITDWLPTSKKEMEKRGWDEVDVVLFSADAYIDHPSFGAAVVGRILEDEGYRVAIVPQPNWQDDLRDFKKFGRPRLFFAISGGSMDSMVNHYTANRRLRSDDAYTAGGKAGQRPDYATYVYSNICKQLFPDVPVIIGGIEASLRRLTHYDYWQDKLKPSILAESKADLLVYGMGEKPIVEIASRLSEGYSVDTLTDIAQTAFTAENNIDLSHLNPLIRLNSFEECVEDKVKFALNFKHIEEESNKYAAAYLAEPVGDRVVVVNPPHPKLTEAEMDHSFDLPYTRLPHPRYNGKGAIPAYDMIKFSVNAHRGCFGGCSFCTISAHQGKFISSRSEASILKEIEEITHHPEFKGYISDLGGPSANMYQLEGRLQEMCQRCKRASCLFPNVCQNLDNNHARLLELYRRARAIPGIKKIFIGSGIRYDLFMGGLHKTSPANLSYLEEVMLHHVSGRLKVAPEHTSDEVLKTMRKPPFNLFEQLKVDFDAINVKHGLKEQLIPYFISSHPACRDCDMRELVERTKRLDFRLEQVQDFTPTPMTLSSTIYYAGIDPYTMQEVYTATTREEKLRQRDAFFWYKNGGRPAEGRSASPSRQPGPKGKEAFRSKSEHVRFGGQKPKGKRKEK; this is encoded by the coding sequence ATGCCGAACATACGAAATAGCGAGGGACTGAAGATTACCGACTGGCTGCCTACCTCTAAGAAGGAGATGGAAAAGCGCGGATGGGACGAGGTGGACGTGGTGCTCTTTAGCGCCGATGCCTACATCGACCACCCCTCGTTTGGTGCAGCGGTAGTTGGCCGCATCCTAGAGGACGAGGGCTACCGCGTGGCCATTGTGCCGCAGCCCAACTGGCAGGACGACCTCCGCGACTTCAAGAAGTTTGGGCGGCCCCGCCTGTTCTTCGCCATCAGCGGGGGAAGCATGGACAGCATGGTGAACCACTACACCGCCAACCGCCGCCTGCGAAGCGACGATGCCTACACCGCCGGCGGAAAGGCCGGGCAACGCCCCGACTACGCCACCTACGTGTACAGCAACATCTGCAAGCAGCTATTCCCCGACGTGCCGGTTATCATCGGCGGCATAGAGGCCTCGCTGCGCCGCCTTACGCACTACGACTACTGGCAGGATAAGCTCAAGCCATCGATACTGGCCGAGTCGAAGGCCGACCTGCTGGTGTACGGCATGGGCGAAAAGCCCATCGTGGAGATTGCCAGTAGGCTGAGCGAAGGTTACAGCGTTGATACCCTTACGGACATCGCCCAAACGGCGTTTACAGCTGAAAACAACATCGATCTAAGCCATTTAAACCCACTTATTCGCCTAAATTCGTTTGAAGAGTGCGTTGAAGACAAGGTAAAGTTTGCGCTTAACTTTAAGCATATAGAGGAGGAATCGAACAAGTACGCGGCAGCCTATCTGGCTGAGCCCGTAGGCGATAGAGTTGTGGTGGTAAACCCGCCTCACCCCAAGCTCACCGAGGCAGAAATGGACCACAGCTTCGACCTGCCGTACACCCGATTACCCCACCCGCGCTACAACGGTAAAGGGGCCATCCCGGCGTACGACATGATCAAGTTTTCGGTAAACGCCCACCGCGGCTGCTTTGGCGGATGCTCGTTCTGCACCATATCGGCGCATCAGGGCAAGTTCATCTCGTCGCGCAGCGAGGCCTCTATCCTTAAGGAGATCGAGGAGATCACCCATCACCCCGAATTTAAGGGCTACATCTCGGACCTGGGCGGGCCATCGGCCAACATGTACCAGCTGGAGGGCCGCCTGCAGGAGATGTGCCAGAGGTGCAAGCGGGCATCGTGCCTGTTCCCCAACGTGTGCCAGAACCTGGACAACAACCACGCCCGCCTGCTGGAGCTGTACCGCAGGGCAAGGGCCATCCCCGGAATCAAAAAAATATTTATCGGCAGCGGCATCCGCTACGACCTGTTTATGGGCGGCCTCCACAAGACGAGCCCGGCCAACCTGTCGTACCTGGAGGAGGTGATGCTGCACCACGTGTCGGGCCGGCTGAAGGTGGCCCCCGAGCACACCTCGGACGAGGTGCTAAAAACGATGCGTAAGCCGCCGTTTAACCTCTTCGAGCAGCTGAAGGTGGACTTCGATGCCATCAACGTAAAGCATGGGCTTAAAGAGCAGCTGATCCCCTACTTCATATCGAGCCACCCCGCCTGCCGCGACTGCGACATGAGGGAGCTGGTGGAGCGAACCAAGCGGCTCGACTTTAGGCTGGAGCAGGTGCAGGACTTCACCCCCACGCCCATGACGCTATCGTCGACCATCTACTACGCGGGAATCGACCCCTACACCATGCAGGAGGTGTACACCGCCACCACGCGCGAGGAGAAGCTGCGCCAGCGCGACGCCTTCTTCTGGTACAAGAACGGGGGGCGCCCTGCCGAAGGCCGCAGCGCTAGCCCCAGCAGGCAGCCGGGCCCAAAGGGTAAGGAGGCGTTCCGCAGCAAGAGCGAGCACGTGCGCTTTGGCGGGCAAAAGCCTAAGGGCAAGAGAAAGGAGAAGTAG
- a CDS encoding NAD(P)-dependent oxidoreductase — protein sequence MKKQRIGWIGLGNMGTPMALNLLKAGFEATVYNRTESKALPLVEKGAALATSIQELVDGSDIIITMVSDDAAVKAVFEAPGGILSCSGLSGKLAIDMSTVSPDTTKYLAGKASELGLAYLDAPVSGSVKPAQDGQLVILVGGEKAHYELAKPIFDCLGKMAIHLGASGAGNSAKLAINLMLAFYFEGMAEMVLFANQKGIATADMMAILNEGAMGCGISKIKTANLVNNDFTAAFALKHLAKDLRLAKEQGLSTNVGLQIEENYRNASTSGLGDLDSAAIVEFLAKQGR from the coding sequence ATGAAAAAACAACGTATAGGGTGGATTGGTCTGGGCAATATGGGAACGCCCATGGCGCTAAATCTGCTAAAAGCAGGATTCGAGGCCACCGTTTACAACCGTACAGAAAGCAAGGCTCTGCCGCTTGTAGAGAAGGGGGCAGCGCTTGCAACCTCCATTCAGGAGCTGGTGGACGGCTCCGATATCATCATCACTATGGTTTCCGACGATGCTGCCGTTAAGGCGGTGTTCGAAGCTCCTGGTGGGATTCTTAGCTGCAGCGGCTTAAGCGGTAAGCTGGCCATCGATATGAGCACCGTATCGCCTGATACCACTAAGTATCTTGCAGGGAAGGCCTCTGAGCTGGGCTTGGCATACCTCGATGCTCCCGTTTCGGGCAGCGTAAAGCCTGCCCAGGATGGGCAGCTGGTGATTCTGGTAGGTGGCGAAAAGGCGCATTATGAGCTGGCAAAACCCATCTTCGATTGCTTGGGCAAAATGGCGATACACCTTGGCGCCAGTGGCGCAGGGAATAGCGCTAAGCTGGCCATTAACCTGATGCTGGCCTTCTACTTTGAGGGAATGGCCGAGATGGTGCTCTTTGCCAACCAAAAGGGCATTGCCACTGCTGATATGATGGCCATCCTTAACGAGGGCGCCATGGGATGCGGCATCAGCAAGATAAAGACAGCTAACTTGGTGAATAACGACTTTACCGCTGCATTTGCCCTCAAGCATTTGGCGAAGGACTTGAGGCTGGCAAAGGAGCAGGGGCTCTCCACCAACGTGGGGCTACAGATCGAGGAGAACTACCGAAATGCAAGCACCTCTGGGTTGGGCGATTTAGACTCGGCTGCTATTGTTGAATTCCTCGCCAAGCAGGGGCGCTAG
- a CDS encoding L-histidine N(alpha)-methyltransferase produces the protein MYDFEGQLGNNKLVPQILDKSTNETIKEILEGLRRTPKHLDICHFYSSSDFTSSSSTKAAFLNNRILRRSKLIKSNKETIQNIFSDKEKIRLVEVGNDSSSQKTKSIIEILWESNIQFEFIPISNSKRYLEYYITELWQQFPSINVFPLAGNYLDILADLASESTPILVVLSDLVTKEGREEKKQRIEQVSSTLNYGDWVQIDFELKADPRILSKSTPDNAPKKALISTLNEMLQGNFDEASFIYYPHYNPQTGEQQTCLVSTKRQNVYLAIADETISFKMWECISIESVQRYAPKEIESLAHSTGFIPRITLFDYSRQTCCSFWQKE, from the coding sequence ATGTACGATTTTGAAGGTCAACTCGGCAACAATAAGCTTGTTCCTCAAATTTTGGATAAATCGACAAATGAGACCATAAAAGAAATTCTCGAAGGGTTACGACGTACGCCAAAGCACTTAGACATCTGCCATTTTTATAGTAGCTCTGATTTTACAAGCAGTTCTTCAACCAAAGCCGCTTTTCTAAACAATCGTATTCTGCGAAGAAGTAAGCTCATAAAAAGCAATAAGGAGACAATTCAAAACATCTTTTCCGATAAAGAAAAAATCAGGCTAGTCGAAGTTGGTAACGATAGCAGCAGCCAAAAGACAAAATCGATAATCGAGATTCTATGGGAGAGCAATATCCAGTTTGAATTTATACCTATTTCCAACTCCAAACGCTATCTCGAATACTATATAACAGAACTTTGGCAGCAGTTCCCATCAATAAATGTATTTCCACTAGCCGGCAATTACCTTGATATACTTGCCGACCTAGCATCTGAGAGTACCCCAATACTTGTAGTGCTAAGCGACCTTGTAACCAAAGAGGGCAGAGAAGAAAAGAAGCAGCGGATAGAGCAAGTTAGCAGCACATTAAATTATGGAGATTGGGTTCAAATCGACTTTGAGCTTAAAGCCGACCCTCGTATTCTCTCGAAAAGCACACCAGATAATGCACCGAAGAAAGCATTAATAAGCACCCTAAACGAGATGCTTCAAGGGAATTTTGACGAAGCTAGCTTTATCTACTACCCCCATTACAACCCTCAAACAGGCGAACAACAAACCTGCTTGGTAAGTACTAAAAGGCAAAATGTATATTTGGCAATTGCCGACGAAACCATTAGTTTTAAGATGTGGGAATGCATTTCCATTGAATCCGTTCAGCGATACGCCCCAAAAGAGATAGAGAGCCTAGCCCATAGTACAGGATTTATTCCGCGCATAACCCTATTCGATTACAGCAGGCAAACATGCTGCTCTTTTTGGCAGAAGGAATAA
- a CDS encoding DUF1456 family protein: MDNNDILKKLRVALKLRDDEIVEILKLVDFRITTTELGAFFRKTDHPNYKECGDQVLRNFLNGLVIHLRGPIEQKEPKDDAPAASKPKLKRIPVKKDLKRDDKPSDKKKS, translated from the coding sequence ATGGATAATAACGACATACTAAAGAAGCTGCGGGTAGCGCTCAAGCTCCGCGACGATGAGATTGTTGAAATACTGAAGCTGGTCGATTTCCGCATCACCACTACCGAGTTGGGGGCATTCTTCCGCAAGACGGACCATCCCAACTACAAAGAGTGCGGCGATCAGGTGCTTCGCAACTTTCTAAATGGGCTAGTAATCCATCTACGAGGCCCGATAGAGCAAAAGGAGCCCAAGGATGACGCACCAGCAGCATCGAAGCCCAAGCTCAAGCGCATTCCAGTAAAGAAAGACTTAAAGAGAGACGATAAACCCTCAGATAAAAAAAAGTCCTAG
- a CDS encoding DEAD/DEAH box helicase, translated as MTFDEFNLNAPLKNALEELGYIYPTPIQQSTFPVAMSGRDVIGIAQTGTGKTFAYLIPILRQLGYSDQKQPRIIIIVPTRELVLQVIKEIESLTSYMTVRIAGVYGGTNINTQRQVIHNGLDILVATPGRLYDLALTGVLRFKSVQKLVIDEVDEMLNMGFRPQLMSILDLLPEKRQNLMFSATLTADVEALIDLYFNKPERIEEAPHGTPLDSIDQRTYFVPNYNTKINMVEYLLANDEDMRRVLIFVRNKRIADRLHEHLSEKHPGMIGVIHSNKAPNTRVNALNRFQNGESRALIATDIISRGLDISDVSHVINFDTPMEAPDYIHRIGRTGRADKTGVAINLVVKDDEELLMAIEHLMKRPIPPATLPEDLKISTVLTEDEKQAPLYDKNYLKAPSIKNSKGNFHEKKEKNKKVNLGGPSKRNDKRKAKFTSKKSPQAPKSGKMFF; from the coding sequence GTGACATTCGACGAGTTTAACTTAAATGCTCCGTTAAAAAACGCCCTAGAGGAGCTCGGATACATCTATCCAACCCCCATTCAACAAAGCACATTCCCCGTCGCGATGTCGGGGCGCGATGTAATCGGCATAGCCCAAACAGGAACAGGAAAAACATTTGCCTACCTAATTCCAATCCTACGTCAGCTAGGCTACTCTGATCAAAAGCAGCCACGAATAATCATCATAGTACCAACCAGAGAGTTGGTTCTTCAAGTTATAAAGGAGATCGAATCGCTAACCTCCTACATGACCGTAAGAATTGCAGGAGTATATGGCGGTACCAATATTAACACCCAAAGACAGGTAATACACAATGGCTTGGACATACTTGTTGCAACGCCTGGTCGCCTATACGACCTAGCCCTTACCGGGGTGCTCCGCTTCAAGTCAGTACAAAAGTTGGTTATCGACGAAGTTGACGAAATGCTTAACATGGGCTTCAGACCACAGCTAATGAGCATTTTGGATTTACTTCCCGAAAAGCGCCAAAATCTAATGTTCTCGGCTACGCTAACTGCCGATGTCGAGGCGCTTATCGATTTATACTTCAATAAGCCCGAACGCATTGAAGAAGCCCCTCACGGAACACCGCTCGATAGCATAGACCAGCGCACCTACTTTGTTCCCAACTACAACACCAAGATAAATATGGTGGAGTACCTCCTTGCCAATGACGAGGATATGAGGCGAGTGCTAATATTTGTGCGCAACAAGCGCATTGCAGATCGGCTCCACGAGCATCTCAGCGAAAAGCATCCTGGAATGATTGGGGTTATCCACTCCAACAAGGCGCCAAACACCCGCGTAAATGCGCTAAATCGTTTCCAAAATGGCGAATCGAGGGCTTTAATTGCAACCGATATTATCTCGCGTGGTTTGGACATATCGGACGTATCGCACGTCATCAACTTCGATACGCCAATGGAGGCACCAGATTACATCCACCGCATTGGTCGAACAGGACGTGCCGATAAAACTGGTGTTGCCATCAACCTAGTTGTAAAGGACGACGAGGAATTGCTAATGGCTATAGAACACCTCATGAAGCGCCCTATACCACCAGCCACTCTTCCCGAAGACCTAAAGATATCGACGGTACTTACGGAGGATGAAAAGCAAGCGCCCCTGTACGATAAAAACTACCTGAAGGCACCATCCATAAAGAATTCGAAGGGGAATTTCCACGAGAAGAAGGAAAAGAATAAAAAGGTTAACCTTGGTGGACCTAGCAAAAGAAACGACAAAAGGAAGGCTAAGTTTACCAGCAAAAAATCACCTCAAGCCCCTAAGAGCGGTAAGATGTTCTTTTAA
- a CDS encoding porin family protein, producing MRKFLLIAALVAFAGAASAQFLTFGLKGGINTTTDVFRNVRLSNDNGKTGYDIINNKAKVGFLAGAYARVSVLGFFVQPELYYAQSSTEITLQEIGSTNVSTEVNKLNTLNIPVLFGTKFGPFRVNAGPVATIILSNTNIVDNVSGLDQDMDKANWGLQAGVGVDILKISLDARYETSISKLGSAYNTASGSKVNFGSRPQQFIFTLGWKLF from the coding sequence ATGAGAAAGTTTTTACTAATTGCCGCTTTGGTGGCTTTTGCAGGTGCTGCGAGTGCCCAATTTCTAACTTTTGGATTGAAGGGCGGTATTAATACCACAACAGATGTCTTTAGGAACGTTAGGTTATCTAATGATAATGGTAAAACAGGATACGATATCATCAATAATAAGGCAAAGGTAGGCTTCTTGGCAGGAGCATATGCTCGTGTAAGCGTTTTGGGCTTTTTCGTTCAGCCAGAACTCTACTACGCTCAATCGAGCACCGAGATAACGTTGCAAGAAATTGGGTCAACAAATGTTAGCACAGAGGTAAATAAGCTGAATACGCTCAACATCCCAGTTCTCTTTGGAACTAAGTTTGGTCCGTTTCGCGTAAATGCGGGTCCTGTTGCCACTATAATTCTTAGCAATACCAACATTGTTGATAACGTTAGTGGTTTGGATCAGGATATGGACAAGGCAAACTGGGGCCTACAGGCAGGCGTTGGTGTTGATATCCTTAAGATTTCGTTGGATGCTCGCTACGAAACGAGTATTAGCAAGTTAGGCTCTGCTTACAACACTGCTTCGGGAAGTAAGGTGAATTTTGGAAGCCGTCCTCAGCAGTTTATCTTTACGCTTGGCTGGAAGCTTTTCTAG
- a CDS encoding TonB-dependent receptor → MKSAVRIGFALSVALTVLAAAAFAQQHPTAGAGRGVAGAPGVGQITGTVIDKSTNQPVEYATVTIYRAKDSTMVTGGITDHQGRFSLERIAYGVYNVKVDFIGYTAFVKRGVKLSQPSLDIGSVILAPATQMLQGVTVTGHQNEVQSNLDKKVYNIDKTMYGTGGTALDIMQSLPAVQVDFDGNVSMRGAGVTILIDGRPSNLVSLDQMPAVLIERVEVISNPSAKYDPEGVSGIINIILKKDVQRGLNGIVNLTAGWNDKWMGNVSLNYRKNKVNLFTNYTLRSFHSRSYQDFWSQNTLAQSSTFQQKNTSTISNMRMQNIQLGVDYFIDKRNTISTSFTLEPRNMRSRDTTSGFFDENSLHTYDYGRHSWNTSTNKGGFEYDLSYKHELRREGAQLTAEVNVDRGNSKSEQGTIEQYEKVSAAASNLDKLPPYSYQLTNTSNDNTRSFFRTDLELPMAEKGRIEAGYQISNNQSTLNYNLSKSYSPASAAVHLPQYDNDFDYNLLVNALYFIYGRGIGKFKLQAGVRAEQTHAHGVQKTQSSSFTKNYLDLFPSAFIKYDPNDEDEYGINYSRRINRPRIGNLNPFENRTDTLNITKGNPDLNPEYVNSFELGYTKQRNKNSLSLTGFYRKTTGVVAAVRTQLSPIQSITTYVNLNSSVSYGAEASCNVNLLKWWNVNASGSYFYLKLSESGSSILNSNTRASNSWTLRATNNWYATKNLSFQLMCSYKSPVVSTGGMRGMGGGGIQGKTRTVYYFDAGARYNMLKDKISLSLRMSDIFNTNKYIQDGYGNSYTSYTKSWRQTPNIFLGFSYKINNYKLKPQKKEGNEEEEDMVNMPN, encoded by the coding sequence ATGAAATCTGCAGTAAGAATAGGATTCGCGTTATCCGTAGCGCTTACGGTGCTGGCGGCTGCTGCTTTTGCCCAGCAGCACCCAACCGCAGGGGCTGGAAGAGGCGTAGCTGGTGCACCAGGAGTGGGCCAGATTACCGGAACGGTGATTGATAAATCGACCAACCAGCCGGTTGAGTACGCCACCGTAACCATCTACCGGGCAAAGGATAGCACCATGGTTACTGGAGGTATTACCGATCATCAGGGGAGGTTCAGCCTCGAACGGATTGCCTATGGGGTTTACAACGTAAAGGTCGATTTCATAGGCTACACCGCTTTTGTCAAACGGGGCGTAAAGCTGTCGCAGCCATCGCTCGATATTGGTAGCGTTATTTTGGCTCCAGCTACTCAAATGCTACAGGGGGTAACGGTTACGGGGCATCAGAACGAGGTGCAAAGCAACCTGGATAAGAAGGTCTACAACATCGATAAAACCATGTACGGAACGGGAGGTACCGCCCTCGACATCATGCAGTCGCTTCCTGCCGTTCAGGTCGATTTCGATGGCAACGTGTCGATGCGTGGGGCGGGGGTTACCATCCTCATCGATGGCCGTCCGTCGAACCTGGTGAGCCTCGACCAGATGCCGGCCGTGCTGATTGAGCGGGTGGAGGTAATCAGCAACCCGTCGGCCAAGTACGACCCCGAGGGGGTGTCGGGCATCATCAACATCATCCTCAAGAAGGATGTCCAACGGGGGCTCAACGGTATCGTGAACCTTACTGCCGGGTGGAACGACAAGTGGATGGGGAACGTGTCGCTAAACTACCGGAAGAACAAGGTGAACCTCTTTACCAACTACACGCTGCGGTCGTTTCATAGCCGCAGCTACCAGGATTTCTGGTCGCAAAACACCCTTGCTCAAAGCAGCACCTTCCAGCAGAAGAATACTTCCACCATTAGCAACATGCGGATGCAGAATATACAGCTGGGGGTCGACTACTTTATTGATAAGCGGAACACGATTAGCACCTCGTTTACCCTCGAGCCTCGAAACATGAGGAGTAGGGATACCACCTCGGGCTTTTTTGATGAGAATAGCCTGCATACCTACGACTATGGTCGCCATTCGTGGAATACGAGCACGAACAAGGGGGGATTTGAGTACGACTTGAGCTACAAGCATGAGCTCCGCCGCGAGGGAGCCCAGCTCACGGCCGAGGTTAACGTCGATAGGGGCAACTCCAAATCGGAGCAGGGAACTATTGAGCAGTACGAGAAGGTTTCCGCTGCAGCAAGCAACCTCGATAAGCTGCCTCCCTACAGCTACCAGCTTACCAACACCAGCAACGACAATACAAGAAGCTTTTTCCGTACCGACCTAGAGCTACCAATGGCCGAGAAGGGGCGGATAGAGGCCGGCTACCAGATAAGTAACAACCAGTCGACATTGAACTACAATTTGAGCAAAAGCTACTCGCCTGCTTCAGCGGCGGTACATTTACCCCAGTACGACAACGACTTTGACTACAACCTGCTGGTAAATGCCCTATACTTCATCTACGGGCGTGGTATTGGCAAGTTTAAGCTGCAGGCTGGCGTTCGTGCCGAGCAAACTCATGCTCATGGGGTACAAAAAACGCAGAGCTCTTCCTTCACCAAAAATTACCTCGATCTCTTTCCCTCGGCCTTCATTAAGTACGACCCCAACGACGAGGATGAGTATGGCATCAACTACAGCCGCCGTATCAACCGGCCTAGGATCGGCAACCTTAATCCCTTCGAGAATCGCACCGATACGCTGAACATAACCAAGGGTAACCCCGATTTGAATCCGGAGTACGTCAACTCTTTCGAGTTAGGCTACACCAAGCAGCGCAATAAGAATTCATTGTCCCTAACGGGATTTTACCGCAAAACAACAGGGGTTGTCGCTGCTGTTCGTACGCAGCTTAGCCCCATTCAGTCCATCACCACGTACGTAAACCTGAACAGCAGCGTGTCGTATGGTGCTGAGGCGTCGTGCAACGTAAACCTGCTAAAGTGGTGGAATGTGAATGCCAGCGGCAGCTACTTCTATCTTAAGCTATCCGAAAGTGGCAGTAGCATTCTGAACAGCAACACCCGCGCCTCAAATTCCTGGACGCTACGGGCGACAAATAACTGGTATGCCACCAAAAATCTCAGCTTCCAGCTGATGTGCAGCTACAAGTCGCCCGTTGTATCAACAGGAGGAATGCGCGGTATGGGCGGTGGCGGTATTCAGGGTAAAACGCGCACCGTTTACTACTTCGATGCCGGAGCCCGCTACAACATGCTAAAGGATAAGATCAGCCTCAGCCTTCGCATGAGCGATATCTTTAATACCAACAAGTATATTCAGGATGGATATGGCAACAGCTATACCTCCTATACTAAGAGCTGGCGGCAAACGCCTAATATCTTCTTAGGTTTCTCGTACAAGATAAATAACTACAAGCTCAAGCCGCAGAAAAAGGAGGGAAACGAGGAAGAGGAGGATATGGTTAATATGCCTAACTAG
- a CDS encoding IS4 family transposase has protein sequence MNSGTYIFKQLCQFLPEDYFEYLVNKYDGNKYIKSFTCWNHFLVMLWAQLTARESLRDIIGSLNAHRSKFYRLGFGKSVCRTTLSEANEKRNVEIFRLFAERVVKIAQDKRGNIEGLFMEGIPHRVLALDSTTVTLKWEAYSWSKVQNGKGGIKVHTMFDILTSIPVYNVITDHDVRDQSVMGYFQYEPDAFYIFDKAYVKLLSLNKIDEAGAFFVVRRKEKMNFEIIEECSCDVHEKGILRDLKIRLSNRWAKARYQKPLRIIYYYNEEKKATLEFFTNNLDLEAHKIAYLYKCRWQIEMYFKWIKQHLRIKQFYGTSENSVKIQIYVGIIAYCLVALVGVELKSKSSPFELLRILSVSLFEKENLKEFLAKAELSENFQPVSNSNLKLF, from the coding sequence ATGAATAGTGGAACCTATATTTTTAAGCAATTATGCCAGTTCTTGCCTGAGGACTACTTCGAATATTTGGTCAATAAGTACGATGGCAACAAGTACATAAAATCGTTTACCTGCTGGAACCATTTCTTGGTTATGCTGTGGGCTCAGCTGACAGCCCGGGAAAGTTTACGCGACATCATCGGATCGCTTAATGCGCATCGGTCAAAGTTTTATCGTTTAGGCTTTGGCAAAAGCGTTTGCCGCACAACGCTGTCTGAAGCAAATGAGAAGCGAAATGTGGAAATATTTCGGCTATTTGCTGAACGAGTTGTTAAGATAGCTCAAGATAAAAGGGGTAACATCGAAGGGCTGTTCATGGAGGGAATCCCTCATCGTGTGCTTGCGTTGGATTCAACAACAGTTACTTTAAAATGGGAAGCGTATTCGTGGTCCAAGGTGCAAAATGGGAAAGGAGGAATTAAGGTTCACACCATGTTTGACATCCTTACAAGCATTCCGGTTTACAATGTAATCACCGACCATGACGTCAGGGATCAAAGCGTTATGGGCTACTTTCAATACGAACCGGATGCATTTTACATTTTCGACAAAGCCTATGTCAAACTGTTATCTCTTAACAAAATCGATGAAGCAGGTGCATTTTTTGTAGTGCGAAGGAAAGAGAAAATGAACTTCGAAATTATAGAGGAATGTAGCTGCGATGTCCATGAAAAAGGCATTTTACGCGACTTAAAAATAAGATTGTCGAATCGTTGGGCGAAAGCTCGGTATCAAAAACCTCTGAGAATAATCTACTACTACAACGAAGAGAAGAAAGCAACTCTAGAATTCTTTACGAATAACCTCGATTTAGAGGCGCATAAAATCGCATACCTATACAAGTGTAGATGGCAAATTGAGATGTACTTCAAATGGATAAAGCAGCATTTAAGGATAAAGCAATTTTACGGAACTTCCGAAAACTCTGTAAAAATCCAAATATATGTAGGCATTATCGCCTACTGCTTGGTAGCTCTAGTCGGTGTCGAATTGAAGTCAAAGTCATCGCCATTTGAATTACTTCGAATCTTGAGCGTTTCGCTTTTTGAAAAGGAGAACCTAAAAGAGTTCCTAGCCAAGGCTGAATTATCGGAGAACTTTCAACCTGTAAGCAATTCAAACCTTAAATTATTTTAG